In Cellvibrio polysaccharolyticus, a genomic segment contains:
- a CDS encoding aldolase catalytic domain-containing protein: protein MYILDCTLRDGGYYNCWNFPLDVTNKYLNAMHAAGVNVVELGLRSKINKGFNGANAYSTEDYLRTLTIPKDLKIAVMVNASELVTSDYLPSVLESLFPVHAKDSAVYMVRIACHVHEFINALPACKWLKERGYIVGFNLMQVADRSQTEIEALSFEASKYPIDALYFADSMGSMTPSQTSEIIGWLRKHWHGAMGIHTHDNMGLALSNTLQAIKDGVTWLDTTVTGMGRGPGNARTEELVIEVADIRQQNINMVPLMSVIRSYFQPLKNKCGWGSNPYYYLSGKYGIHPTYIQEMLGDSRYSEEDILAAIDHLKVEGGKKFSFNALDATRHFYQGDAHGSWSPKDLIAGKDVLLLGAGGGVAEHKTAIENYIRTNQPVVIALNTQSAVTQDLINIRVACHPVRLLADCVAHIALPQPLVTPASMLPEDMIRSFSKKELLDFGLTVKADTFSFSPTKAVVPNSLVVSYALAIASSGHANQILLAGFDGYGADDPRTKEMQQIFSCYRSAENALAVTSITPTTYTIPTISVYAL from the coding sequence ATGTATATTTTAGACTGCACTCTTCGAGACGGGGGGTATTACAACTGTTGGAATTTTCCTCTGGATGTAACCAATAAATACCTGAACGCCATGCACGCAGCTGGTGTTAACGTTGTTGAACTGGGATTACGCTCAAAGATCAACAAAGGCTTTAACGGTGCGAACGCATACTCTACAGAAGACTATTTGCGGACGCTAACCATACCTAAAGACCTGAAAATTGCAGTGATGGTAAATGCCTCCGAGTTAGTTACCAGTGACTATCTACCCTCTGTGTTAGAAAGCTTATTTCCCGTACATGCTAAAGACTCAGCGGTATATATGGTGCGTATTGCCTGCCATGTTCATGAGTTTATTAATGCACTTCCCGCTTGTAAATGGCTAAAAGAGCGAGGTTATATAGTAGGCTTTAACTTAATGCAGGTCGCAGACCGCTCCCAAACCGAGATTGAAGCACTATCTTTTGAGGCAAGCAAATATCCCATAGATGCATTGTATTTTGCGGATAGCATGGGAAGTATGACCCCCTCCCAAACCTCCGAAATAATTGGCTGGTTACGTAAACACTGGCACGGAGCCATGGGAATTCATACCCACGACAATATGGGTCTTGCATTGTCCAATACGCTGCAAGCAATTAAGGACGGAGTTACTTGGCTCGATACTACTGTAACAGGTATGGGACGAGGCCCTGGTAATGCCCGAACCGAGGAGCTGGTTATTGAAGTAGCTGATATTCGCCAACAAAACATCAATATGGTTCCGCTAATGAGCGTTATAAGGAGTTATTTTCAACCATTAAAAAATAAATGTGGTTGGGGCTCAAACCCCTATTACTATCTTTCAGGAAAATATGGTATTCACCCGACTTACATTCAGGAAATGCTCGGCGATTCACGTTATAGCGAAGAAGATATTTTGGCTGCAATTGACCATTTAAAAGTAGAGGGTGGCAAAAAGTTCAGCTTTAATGCCTTGGATGCAACTCGCCATTTTTACCAAGGTGATGCCCATGGCAGTTGGTCGCCTAAGGATCTAATAGCTGGAAAAGATGTACTTCTTCTTGGTGCTGGTGGCGGCGTTGCTGAACATAAAACGGCTATTGAAAACTATATTAGAACGAACCAACCAGTAGTTATTGCCCTTAACACCCAATCTGCGGTTACGCAAGATTTAATCAATATACGAGTGGCGTGTCATCCGGTTCGCTTGCTTGCAGACTGCGTCGCGCATATTGCCTTGCCTCAACCTTTAGTTACACCTGCTTCAATGCTACCAGAAGATATGATTAGATCATTTAGCAAAAAAGAGCTATTAGATTTTGGTCTGACAGTGAAAGCTGATACATTTAGTTTTTCTCCGACCAAAGCGGTTGTGCCAAATTCGCTAGTGGTTAGCTATGCCTTGGCAATAGCAAGCAGTGGTCACGCCAACCAGATTCTGCTTGCAGGCTTTGATGGGTATGGTGCAGATGATCCGCGTACGAAAGAAATGCAACAGATATTTTCCTGCTATCGATCAGCAGAAAATGCACTTGCTGTAACCTCCATTACTCCAACTACCTACACTATTCCCACAATTTCCGTTTACGCACTTTGA
- a CDS encoding glycoside hydrolase family 99-like domain-containing protein, with amino-acid sequence MNKTYQKTTLQEANEAFQAGLYQAALDLYITAIRNNRSLEKITKINISLSLSRLGFEHDDESVNTYLKSHLRPKSPEVGVHIEPTDFPLVYENSVDAEFYMSMYPDIQAANADPFVHYTTWGWKEGRLPNSWFDPNFYREQYIDAKETNQDPLAHYIEIGQYEKRKTKTFSISSVPKYIKKEIPTISFDETSEAYVDFKVQPEIASKIKALAFYLPQFHPFPENDAWWGKGFTEWSNVAKAKPNYDGHYQPHLPIHNGFYDLRVPEVMVEQARLAKNYGIYGFNFYYYWFDGKVLMHKPFEMLLNNKDVDIKYCLTWANENWTRRWDGAENDVLIGQNHCESDSIKFIEHLYQYFEDDRYITIDGKPVLIIYRANIIPDMAETIELWQRKAREAGFPGLYLIGAQTFGFKNPKEFGFDASMEFPPHTVKSNKINDSLDIVNANFAGNIYDYEEVVRNSCTEKEFTYKCFRTAMLSWDNTARKQDNSHTFANFTLLKYKQWLTHIATRTHDTATLSDQEKFIFINAWNEWAEGTHLEPDRKHGYGYLQATYDVLKEFDIKNVEKLSTEQPVRKNNYAVILHIHYTDIWDEISHYLKNLKGYGFDLFVTLTNTQNNIVDLIKKDYPDAYVNLVENRGRDIRPFIETYRKIKNLDYDAVCKIHSKKSVYRNDGDNIRNEIYESLLGTKDLIGSILEKFDQEANVLGLLVPKKYFIPHTSKNMSYDRDIVLGLSALLDLDFSYSDFPAGSMYWFAPRALSGLEMIEDHYFEPEEGLADGTIAHGIERIICSLAEKNGFIGRSYES; translated from the coding sequence ATAACTGCAATCAGAAACAATCGATCATTAGAAAAAATCACTAAAATCAATATTAGTCTATCTTTGAGTCGGCTTGGTTTTGAGCACGATGATGAGTCTGTAAATACTTACCTAAAAAGCCATCTACGCCCTAAAAGCCCTGAAGTGGGCGTTCATATCGAACCTACAGACTTCCCTTTAGTTTATGAAAATTCAGTGGACGCTGAATTTTACATGTCTATGTATCCAGACATACAAGCTGCAAACGCTGACCCCTTTGTTCACTACACGACATGGGGCTGGAAAGAGGGAAGATTGCCGAACTCCTGGTTTGATCCAAATTTTTATCGTGAGCAATACATCGACGCAAAGGAAACCAATCAGGACCCCTTGGCTCACTATATAGAAATTGGTCAATACGAAAAAAGAAAAACAAAAACTTTTTCAATCTCCTCTGTACCAAAATATATAAAAAAAGAAATTCCGACAATTTCATTTGATGAAACGTCGGAAGCTTATGTTGATTTCAAGGTGCAACCAGAGATAGCAAGTAAAATTAAAGCGCTGGCATTCTATCTACCACAATTTCACCCTTTCCCAGAGAATGACGCGTGGTGGGGAAAAGGGTTTACCGAATGGAGCAACGTAGCAAAAGCAAAACCGAACTATGATGGACACTACCAACCTCACCTCCCTATTCACAACGGATTTTATGACTTGCGTGTCCCGGAAGTCATGGTTGAGCAGGCTCGCCTTGCCAAAAACTATGGAATTTACGGTTTCAATTTTTACTACTATTGGTTTGATGGCAAAGTTCTTATGCATAAGCCGTTCGAGATGCTTCTTAATAATAAGGACGTTGACATAAAATATTGCCTTACTTGGGCTAATGAAAATTGGACCCGCCGATGGGACGGGGCTGAAAATGATGTATTAATAGGGCAGAATCATTGTGAGAGTGATTCAATAAAGTTCATTGAGCATCTTTATCAATACTTCGAAGATGACCGATATATTACGATTGATGGCAAACCGGTATTAATTATCTACAGGGCCAATATTATTCCAGACATGGCGGAAACAATTGAGCTATGGCAACGTAAAGCCAGAGAAGCAGGATTTCCTGGGCTTTATCTCATTGGAGCCCAGACTTTTGGATTTAAAAACCCAAAAGAGTTCGGTTTCGATGCTTCTATGGAGTTCCCACCACACACTGTAAAAAGCAATAAAATCAACGATTCCCTTGACATTGTTAATGCAAACTTTGCGGGCAACATATATGACTATGAGGAAGTTGTGCGCAACTCCTGCACAGAGAAGGAATTTACATACAAATGCTTCAGAACCGCAATGCTGTCATGGGACAATACGGCAAGGAAGCAGGATAATAGTCACACGTTCGCAAACTTCACTCTATTAAAATATAAACAGTGGCTGACTCACATAGCTACCCGCACGCACGACACAGCAACACTTTCCGACCAGGAAAAGTTTATATTTATCAATGCATGGAACGAATGGGCTGAAGGCACACACTTAGAGCCCGATCGTAAGCATGGGTATGGCTATCTACAAGCTACCTACGATGTACTAAAGGAATTTGATATTAAGAATGTCGAAAAACTCTCGACCGAGCAACCTGTGAGGAAAAATAATTACGCGGTCATCCTCCATATCCACTACACCGACATATGGGATGAGATCAGCCACTATCTGAAAAACCTTAAGGGCTACGGTTTTGATCTTTTTGTCACCCTCACCAACACCCAAAACAACATTGTAGATTTAATTAAAAAAGACTATCCAGATGCCTATGTCAACCTAGTAGAAAACCGAGGAAGAGATATAAGACCATTTATCGAAACCTATAGAAAAATTAAAAATTTGGACTACGATGCTGTCTGCAAAATCCACTCGAAGAAAAGCGTGTACCGTAACGACGGAGATAATATACGCAATGAAATATATGAATCATTACTTGGCACTAAAGATCTCATTGGTTCTATATTAGAGAAGTTTGACCAGGAAGCTAATGTGCTAGGGCTATTGGTTCCAAAAAAATACTTCATCCCCCACACAAGTAAGAACATGAGCTACGACCGAGACATAGTTCTCGGACTTTCAGCATTGCTTGATCTGGATTTCAGCTACTCTGATTTCCCCGCAGGCTCAATGTATTGGTTCGCCCCTAGAGCTCTGAGCGGCCTCGAAATGATAGAAGATCATTACTTTGAGCCAGAAGAAGGGTTGGCGGATGGCACCATTGCACATGGTATAGAAAGAATAATCTGTAGTTTAGCTGAGAAAAATGGCTTTATAGGTCGATCTTATGAGTCATGA
- a CDS encoding glycosyltransferase family 2 protein: protein MIIVAVVVTFNPDADILTSLIDTLHPQVDHVLVIDNASDAPINLPPLNKVSLVANAVNKGLGYAYNIGREQAKAFGASHLLLFDQDSCPAPDMVSQLKQAFLNTVDGSVAAVGPRYSDVKGQYTSPFVVLSGISLKRVDCADGELVDVDHLISSGCLIALEAWEDVGVFEEQLFIDYVDTEWCWRARRKGYRLLGVGSARMVHNLGDDEFIAFGKPRVLHAPFRLYYQMRNRCWMILQPGVGWRWRVMDTLRSIKIFLAIALFSPNRWQRVKYMSKGIVDGLCAKMGRAG from the coding sequence GTGATTATTGTTGCTGTTGTTGTAACTTTTAACCCGGATGCAGATATCCTCACGTCGTTGATCGATACTCTGCATCCGCAAGTTGACCATGTTCTGGTTATTGATAATGCGTCCGACGCTCCCATCAACCTGCCCCCGCTCAACAAAGTTTCTCTGGTAGCGAATGCGGTTAATAAAGGCTTGGGATATGCTTACAATATAGGCAGGGAGCAGGCCAAAGCGTTCGGCGCATCACACCTGCTGCTGTTCGATCAGGATAGTTGCCCGGCACCCGATATGGTCAGCCAGCTGAAGCAAGCCTTTCTTAATACGGTCGATGGCTCTGTTGCGGCTGTCGGGCCACGTTATAGTGATGTTAAAGGGCAATATACTTCCCCTTTTGTTGTGCTTTCAGGCATCAGCTTAAAACGCGTAGACTGTGCAGACGGTGAATTGGTTGACGTTGATCACCTGATATCTTCCGGTTGCCTGATTGCGCTGGAAGCATGGGAAGATGTAGGAGTATTTGAAGAACAGTTGTTTATTGATTATGTGGATACCGAATGGTGCTGGCGGGCTCGCCGCAAAGGTTATCGCTTGCTGGGGGTTGGATCTGCACGAATGGTGCATAACCTGGGCGATGACGAGTTTATAGCCTTTGGCAAACCCCGTGTTTTGCACGCGCCCTTCAGACTGTATTACCAAATGCGAAACCGCTGCTGGATGATTCTCCAGCCAGGGGTTGGCTGGCGTTGGCGGGTGATGGATACCTTACGCAGCATTAAGATTTTTCTTGCCATTGCACTATTTTCACCCAATCGATGGCAACGGGTAAAATATATGAGCAAAGGAATTGTGGATGGCCTCTGCGCAAAGATGGGTCGGGCGGGTTAA
- a CDS encoding 3-deoxy-manno-octulosonate cytidylyltransferase: MRAVVLIPARFKSTRYPGKPLVPLLGKPMVLWVAELCARAVGVENVYVATEDQRIADVVTDAGFNAVITTDTCLTGTDRLAEAALQVKADIYVNVQGDEPLVNPIDIIKAIDTKRANMSAVVNGYSWISASENPISVNIPKVITTENNKLIYMSRQALPGFKDKKCAPARYKKQVCIYAFTADELAMFASFGRKSELEFSEDIEILRFLELDKTVEMYETQPGSLAVDIPEDVAPAEAALRRLHDL, encoded by the coding sequence ATGCGCGCAGTGGTTTTGATACCTGCTCGATTCAAATCGACCCGCTATCCAGGTAAACCATTGGTTCCCCTGCTGGGTAAACCAATGGTTCTATGGGTTGCAGAGCTTTGCGCCAGAGCGGTAGGCGTAGAAAATGTGTATGTGGCGACAGAAGATCAACGAATTGCAGATGTGGTAACGGACGCGGGTTTTAATGCAGTTATTACCACAGATACCTGCTTGACGGGCACAGATCGGCTGGCAGAGGCAGCACTCCAAGTGAAAGCTGACATTTATGTCAACGTTCAAGGTGACGAACCTTTAGTGAATCCCATTGATATTATTAAGGCAATTGATACCAAGCGTGCAAATATGAGCGCTGTAGTTAATGGATATAGCTGGATCTCGGCTAGCGAAAATCCCATCAGTGTAAATATTCCCAAGGTCATCACTACAGAAAACAACAAACTGATATACATGTCACGCCAGGCTTTGCCGGGTTTTAAAGATAAAAAATGCGCACCAGCCCGTTATAAGAAGCAAGTTTGCATATACGCCTTCACAGCGGATGAATTGGCTATGTTTGCATCTTTTGGCCGAAAAAGTGAGCTTGAATTTAGTGAAGATATAGAGATTTTACGATTCCTTGAACTGGATAAAACAGTAGAAATGTACGAAACACAGCCTGGCAGCCTAGCAGTAGATATTCCCGAGGATGTTGCGCCAGCCGAAGCCGCTCTTAGAAGACTGCACGACTTATGA
- a CDS encoding glycosyltransferase family 2 protein → MFKKKVDAKWYLATNPDVGNSGMSAEEHYHSFGKAEGRRPSPPGLVERLCIRSRVIVEALHLLASQQGGYLAMASYLNETRKTQGMAGVKHLILRTHNESKINKTAISYQDWIVQNELGSADFEQAVAEIQTMRLQPLISIIVPTYQSNLVWLQEAIDSVKNQPYTNWQLCFADDASPNPAVAEFLAQQAALDARIKFTVRATNGHISDASNSAVELASGEWLALFDHDDLLHPFALYWVVKAMNTHPDAALIYSDEDKTDEKGNRHSPYFKSDWNYDLFLSQNCFSHLGLIRKDLFNEIGGFRKGYEGSQDHDLILRAAEHVNPEQIVHIPKVLYHWRVHAESTAGSANSKPYAAIAGEKAIADHLARQGADAEVSFEGYGYRVKYALPVPLPLVSLIIPTRNGLTLLRQCIESIQNKTLYSNYEFIIVDNGSDDLDALTYLNRLRSKPGFTVIRDTRPFNYSQLNNLAVSKAKGELVALINNDIEVISPEWLGEMVVQALRPGVGVVGAKLLYPDNRLQHGGVILGIGGVANHSHLFINRNDHGYFARASVVQRYSAVTAACLVVRKSIYDEVNGLDEKNLVVAFNDVDFCIRVGKQGYRNIWTPYALLYHHESATRGHDIAPEKYARFVGEVNYMMDTWKKELLSDPYYNPNLNLDFPDFTLHKTPRMDKWALTIPLADEAEPRDSV, encoded by the coding sequence TTGTTCAAGAAAAAAGTAGATGCAAAGTGGTACTTGGCCACTAACCCCGATGTTGGCAATAGCGGCATGTCTGCAGAAGAACATTATCATTCTTTTGGAAAGGCGGAGGGACGCCGCCCCTCCCCTCCAGGATTGGTCGAGCGTCTTTGCATCCGTAGTCGCGTCATTGTAGAAGCACTTCATTTGTTGGCTAGCCAGCAAGGCGGATATCTCGCTATGGCGAGCTACCTGAATGAAACCCGAAAAACACAGGGTATGGCAGGTGTTAAGCATTTGATTTTACGTACGCATAACGAAAGTAAAATCAATAAAACTGCTATTAGCTACCAGGATTGGATTGTTCAAAATGAGCTGGGCAGCGCTGATTTTGAACAGGCAGTTGCCGAAATTCAGACGATGCGCCTGCAACCACTGATTTCAATTATTGTGCCTACTTATCAGTCAAACCTGGTGTGGTTACAAGAGGCTATTGATTCGGTTAAAAATCAGCCGTACACCAACTGGCAGCTCTGTTTTGCTGATGATGCATCCCCCAACCCTGCCGTTGCGGAGTTTTTGGCCCAACAAGCGGCGCTTGACGCACGTATAAAATTTACTGTTCGCGCTACTAACGGCCACATTTCCGACGCGTCCAATAGTGCTGTAGAGCTTGCCAGCGGTGAGTGGTTGGCGCTTTTTGACCACGATGATTTGTTGCATCCTTTTGCGCTCTATTGGGTAGTGAAAGCAATGAATACCCATCCGGATGCTGCGCTTATTTATTCCGATGAAGATAAGACTGATGAGAAGGGTAACCGGCATAGCCCTTATTTCAAGTCTGACTGGAACTATGATTTATTTTTGTCCCAAAACTGCTTTAGCCACCTGGGGCTGATTCGTAAAGACTTGTTCAACGAAATTGGTGGTTTTCGTAAAGGCTACGAAGGCTCTCAAGATCACGACCTTATATTACGTGCAGCCGAGCACGTAAACCCGGAGCAAATCGTTCACATTCCCAAGGTACTTTACCATTGGCGGGTTCACGCAGAAAGTACAGCAGGCTCGGCAAACTCGAAGCCCTATGCCGCCATTGCGGGTGAAAAAGCGATTGCAGACCACCTGGCCCGGCAGGGCGCTGACGCTGAGGTAAGCTTTGAGGGCTATGGTTACCGGGTTAAATATGCTTTACCGGTTCCATTACCGCTGGTCAGTTTGATTATTCCTACCCGCAATGGTTTAACTTTGCTTCGCCAATGCATAGAAAGTATTCAAAATAAAACCCTGTATAGTAATTATGAATTCATTATCGTTGATAATGGCTCTGATGACCTTGATGCCTTAACTTATCTAAATCGACTAAGGAGTAAACCAGGCTTTACAGTGATTCGAGATACTCGCCCGTTTAACTACAGCCAACTGAATAATTTGGCGGTTTCCAAAGCCAAGGGAGAGTTGGTAGCGCTAATTAATAACGATATTGAAGTTATTAGCCCCGAATGGCTAGGTGAGATGGTTGTTCAAGCTCTGCGCCCCGGTGTCGGGGTAGTCGGCGCTAAGCTGCTGTATCCGGATAACCGCCTTCAACATGGTGGGGTCATCCTGGGGATTGGTGGCGTAGCTAACCATTCACATTTATTTATTAATAGGAATGACCACGGCTACTTCGCAAGAGCCAGTGTTGTACAGCGGTATTCAGCGGTAACAGCAGCCTGTCTGGTAGTTCGTAAGTCAATCTATGACGAAGTTAATGGGCTTGACGAGAAGAATCTTGTGGTTGCCTTTAACGATGTGGACTTTTGCATCCGCGTGGGCAAACAGGGCTACCGGAATATCTGGACACCTTATGCCCTGTTGTATCATCATGAGTCAGCCACTCGCGGCCACGATATTGCGCCAGAAAAGTATGCGCGCTTTGTGGGCGAGGTGAATTACATGATGGACACATGGAAAAAAGAATTGTTAAGCGATCCTTATTACAACCCCAATTTGAATCTGGACTTTCCGGACTTCACCTTGCACAAAACCCCCAGAATGGATAAATGGGCGTTAACCATCCCGCTTGCGGACGAAGCTGAACCTCGGGATAGCGTGTGA
- a CDS encoding class I SAM-dependent methyltransferase, protein MPPDNNQKNLTKTSRAKSSQAIVVKKTEPQIISVDSVFSQQLKLHWQLGDWSALERLSDQNIEARDNRAECAVYITAACFQLGLLEKAAFFKSLAIQWGASRKDLSRVLISGVYNNLALAFTLVLDKPNKALQHFITAAQVAMPGVAMSAIIKARTDHQLSLLRSHSSVDVKTLIPTAFSPNYQSIIEPETLDAEVISHHYFFDKAIKVWRRTAQYDFTYNDGDEIEQRLLSALKLCDDVSVLSKELLAHQIDWASEYHLSSDRANLLRPFSDIFKNANVLELGCGCGAITRYLGESGASVIAVEGSQQRATIAAERCRELTNVSVILDKIEQIPFSKQFDVVTLIGVLEYSRIYVDAEDPIQHILEKARSYLKPNGVLIVAIENQLGLKYFAGAPEDHGVGVMAGINDLYQADTAVTFGKQELERRFLKAGFSKSDTYLAFPDYKLPCLMVHPGGYNDPTKFDLSNLLSGTVFYDRQGISNPLFSLENCWPLIYRNGLLADMANSHLFLVHNEEVLTTPSNTLLASYYSPKRAGDTAQSLIFYKDGNDIRIKRTNVNRNSTDQQLSQDEKYVSGTLHSQLLNRIVQKPGWTLIDIKRWLQQWLDALDKVVVTSTSVPQGWPSCDKWLPEHYIDAIPRNLIISENGHATFIDLEWTQNHILPMSLVLYRGLAITLGTTTSIAMPADPEMIQRQKVLNILMEYCGYSLTAEEYRLFIPFMEKLSRKASGIENEKPYSTQELVIPPFTVRKTIGVYQDNSVCLTLYWRGKDDASFCEENSIKHLYSANGTRQTISIGISKQDNTYSRFRLDIADRPGCYKVTKLAFSDSDDVVLWQWDFNLSQLTNIGGLSFYKSQSTTDDICLMGEDHDPQFELEIPEHVLDKLTFGSNMLLEVTAYCENK, encoded by the coding sequence ATGCCTCCAGACAACAATCAGAAAAATTTAACGAAGACGTCCAGAGCAAAGAGTTCACAAGCTATTGTCGTTAAAAAGACAGAGCCCCAAATCATAAGTGTTGATTCAGTCTTTTCACAACAATTGAAACTTCATTGGCAGTTAGGGGATTGGTCAGCGCTGGAAAGACTGTCAGATCAAAACATAGAAGCGAGAGACAACCGGGCTGAGTGTGCTGTTTATATAACAGCAGCATGCTTCCAACTTGGTTTGCTCGAAAAAGCAGCATTTTTTAAATCACTCGCTATCCAGTGGGGCGCAAGTCGAAAGGATCTAAGCCGGGTTCTTATCAGTGGAGTCTACAACAATCTTGCTCTAGCTTTCACTTTAGTGCTAGATAAACCTAATAAAGCTTTGCAACATTTTATTACGGCAGCACAGGTAGCTATGCCGGGTGTCGCGATGTCAGCAATAATAAAGGCTCGTACGGATCATCAGCTATCCCTTCTCCGCAGTCACTCATCTGTTGATGTCAAAACACTTATTCCAACGGCTTTCAGCCCAAATTATCAATCCATCATTGAACCTGAAACACTTGATGCGGAAGTTATAAGTCATCATTATTTTTTTGACAAAGCAATAAAAGTCTGGCGGCGAACCGCTCAGTATGATTTTACATACAATGATGGCGATGAAATCGAGCAACGCCTCCTGTCAGCATTGAAGCTCTGCGACGATGTGAGCGTTTTATCCAAAGAACTGCTGGCACACCAAATAGACTGGGCTAGTGAGTACCATCTTTCCTCTGATAGAGCAAATCTCTTAAGACCGTTCTCCGATATTTTCAAAAACGCAAATGTGTTGGAATTGGGTTGTGGCTGTGGAGCTATCACTCGCTATCTCGGTGAGAGTGGAGCTTCTGTAATCGCAGTTGAGGGTAGCCAGCAGAGAGCAACTATTGCAGCAGAGCGCTGTCGAGAATTAACAAATGTTTCAGTTATTCTCGATAAAATCGAACAAATTCCGTTCAGCAAACAGTTTGATGTGGTTACTCTTATTGGCGTGCTGGAGTATTCCAGAATTTATGTTGATGCAGAGGATCCTATTCAACATATTCTGGAAAAGGCTCGATCTTATTTGAAGCCTAATGGCGTGCTTATTGTCGCAATTGAGAACCAACTCGGCCTTAAGTATTTTGCTGGTGCTCCGGAAGACCATGGTGTCGGCGTGATGGCCGGAATTAATGACCTTTATCAGGCTGACACTGCAGTTACTTTTGGCAAACAGGAGCTGGAGCGACGCTTTCTGAAAGCTGGCTTCTCAAAATCAGACACCTACCTCGCATTTCCAGACTACAAACTTCCTTGTCTAATGGTACATCCCGGCGGATATAATGATCCGACAAAATTTGATTTGAGCAACCTGCTCAGTGGTACAGTATTTTATGATAGGCAGGGCATTAGCAATCCCTTGTTTTCACTTGAGAATTGTTGGCCATTGATCTACCGCAATGGTTTACTTGCAGATATGGCAAACTCACATCTTTTCCTGGTCCACAACGAGGAAGTTTTAACTACCCCTTCAAATACTTTGCTCGCCTCTTACTATTCCCCCAAGAGAGCCGGAGATACTGCTCAATCGTTGATTTTTTATAAAGATGGTAATGATATTCGTATTAAGCGAACCAACGTTAATAGGAATAGTACAGATCAGCAGCTTTCTCAGGATGAAAAATATGTATCTGGAACTCTGCATAGCCAGTTGCTCAATCGCATTGTTCAGAAACCTGGCTGGACTCTTATAGATATCAAGCGATGGCTCCAGCAATGGCTGGATGCTCTTGATAAAGTAGTAGTTACCTCTACTTCTGTCCCCCAAGGCTGGCCGTCATGTGATAAATGGCTTCCTGAACATTATATTGATGCCATACCGCGCAATTTGATCATTAGTGAAAACGGCCATGCTACATTCATCGACCTTGAGTGGACACAAAACCACATTCTTCCAATGTCACTGGTTCTGTATCGCGGCTTGGCTATTACACTAGGAACAACCACTTCGATCGCGATGCCAGCAGATCCTGAGATGATTCAACGGCAGAAAGTTCTTAATATTCTGATGGAGTACTGTGGTTACTCATTGACAGCGGAGGAGTATCGGCTATTTATTCCGTTCATGGAAAAGCTCTCCCGGAAGGCGAGTGGTATTGAAAATGAAAAGCCTTACAGCACCCAAGAGTTAGTAATTCCCCCATTTACTGTTCGAAAAACAATAGGCGTCTATCAAGATAATAGCGTTTGCTTAACTCTGTATTGGAGGGGGAAGGATGATGCAAGCTTTTGCGAGGAAAACTCCATCAAACACCTCTATAGCGCTAATGGTACACGCCAAACAATCAGTATTGGCATATCAAAGCAAGACAATACCTATTCGAGATTTAGACTGGACATTGCCGATAGGCCTGGTTGCTATAAAGTTACGAAACTTGCTTTTAGCGATTCCGACGATGTGGTTTTGTGGCAGTGGGATTTTAACTTGAGCCAGCTCACTAATATTGGTGGGCTCTCATTTTACAAATCGCAGTCAACAACTGACGATATATGCCTCATGGGTGAAGATCACGACCCCCAATTCGAGCTGGAAATACCAGAGCATGTATTGGATAAACTTACTTTTGGCAGCAATATGCTCTTAGAAGTAACTGCCTATTGTGAAAACAAATAG
- a CDS encoding HAD family hydrolase, translating into MKLDKYKTIIFDCDGVLLNSNRVKTEAFFKAALPYGTIAAQKLVDYHVARGGISRYEKFEWFLKNIVMDSHGPDIDQLLMTYASEVRVGLLTCDIAPGLQELKMKTERANWLVASGGDQNELREVFHKRNINDLFDQIFGSPDSKETILSREKESGNLNYPALFIGDSRYDHVAATKAGLEFIFLSGWSEFNEWEHYCETNKILHLKSISELTM; encoded by the coding sequence ATGAAGTTAGATAAATACAAAACTATTATTTTTGATTGTGACGGCGTGTTACTCAACTCAAATAGGGTAAAAACTGAAGCCTTTTTTAAAGCTGCGTTACCTTATGGCACTATAGCAGCTCAAAAATTAGTTGATTATCATGTTGCACGAGGCGGTATTTCCCGCTATGAAAAATTCGAATGGTTTTTAAAGAATATTGTCATGGATAGCCACGGACCAGATATTGATCAGCTGCTTATGACTTATGCTAGCGAAGTTCGGGTGGGGCTATTAACATGTGATATAGCCCCGGGGCTTCAGGAGTTAAAGATGAAGACAGAAAGAGCAAACTGGCTAGTAGCTTCCGGGGGAGATCAAAACGAACTTCGCGAAGTATTTCATAAACGCAACATTAATGACCTCTTCGACCAAATATTTGGCAGTCCGGACTCTAAAGAAACCATTCTCAGCAGGGAGAAAGAGAGCGGTAATCTTAACTATCCGGCGCTGTTCATTGGGGATAGCAGATATGATCACGTTGCAGCTACGAAAGCCGGATTGGAGTTCATATTTCTATCTGGCTGGTCGGAATTCAACGAGTGGGAACATTACTGCGAGACCAACAAAATCCTTCATTTGAAGTCGATTTCTGAGTTAACAATGTAA